AACACGGACGCGCAAATGCGCGCACTCTCTGCGTGTGACCGCGCACAGAAAACACCTCCGAAGGGGGAGGAGCGTGGCGTCACAGCGGCGTCGCTGATTGGGTCAGTGTAGTGATGACGTCACAGTGCATGGGACTGAATGTaacatattaatacatttttaataaaatgggaAGCTTGGATATTGTTTTGAAATGCAGTTTCATACCTGTGTAGTTTATGCAGAAGAGATACTGTGGAAAATATCTTCATCTTTGTTCATGGATAAATGGTTTAAAAGAGTTTTTTGCTTTGGATCTTATTTAGAGATGATGGTAGTGTACTTGAGTATGAAGTATTTATGACATTGTATAAATTTAACTGTGTTTTTAAAATTGTCAGCAAGATAAAAACATACGTTTTGGTGACAGAAGAAGAATTATGACAAACcaaaccaataatcctctcagcagtccgaactgtcctttgtagtcttctgatgtctgatttcgtagctgcaccaaaccagacagttattgaagtgcagaggacagattcaatgactgatgagtagaactgtttcagcagcactggtggcaggttgaacttcctcagctggtgaaggaagaacaacctctgctgggcctttttcacaatggagtcgatgtgtatttcccacttcaggtcctgtgagatggtagagcccaggaacatgaatgactccactgctgccacagtgctgtatagaatggtgaggggggacaatgttggggtgttcctcctatagtccactatcatctccaccgttttgagcgtgttcagctccaggttgtgttactgcaccagaaagccagctgttcaacctcctttctatatgcagaatcatcgtcatcttggatgaggccaatgacagtggtgtcgtctgcaaacttcaggagcttgacagaggggtcattggtggtgcagtcattggtgtacagggagaagagtagtggggagagcacacatccctggggggcaccagtgctgatggtacaggtgctggaagtgaaagcctgtctgtcagaaagctggtaatccactgacagatagaggtggcaACAGATATTTGGGTTATTTTAGTCTGGAGTacagctgggatgatggtgttgaaagctgaattccacaaaaaggattttttgctgagaaatcccctcaaataacaataattcaatatacaattattaaataattataaatagttagatttaaataaatatatacactactggtcaaacgttttgaaacgcttattctttattatatatatttcttcacattttataataatagttaagtcatgaaaactataaaataacataaaaggaactatgggaattctgttgtgactaaacaaaatcccaaataaatgATATTTGATCATCTTCACAGTCTTTGTCTAGAAttacagacatgaactcttgatgTTGTCTCCAGcagcttcttgaggaatcaccccgagatgcttttaaacagtgCTGAAGGAGTCCCACctgtgttgggcacttattgactgcttttctttattattcagtccagttgctcttctgataggactgtaatatcggTCCTGACGTTGCTTCTATCGCAGGTTGTCATCGGTTCTGACCCAAAAGTGAATCGTCatgaccctgttcaagctggcaccTGCACCAAGTATTGGGGGACACTTTCAGTTTCAGTATAAGAATCATCAGTCGATGTGTATATGATTTGTGTGCaactattaaagaaacattgacgAGGTGCAATATCAGGGTTTACGATACATtcatgatattcaatattttgaacaatcatctaatctaaagcatcacaatcacaactgcattatgtcccgcatatttctccagcaacttttaaccaccaactgaacttgattatctcaaattaatttaaagtcaCTTAATTTAATAAGAAGCAAAgatgatctgaggtaaagagggttagattttaaatatttaaacatttaaaaatgttcaaaagtttgttttctgaaagtgaactcattggataaatagttctgatagtttatagtcttgagaaAAGTGAAGAACATTCTTGTCATTCAGCTGACTTCATTCATCTAGAACAAGGTACATTTCAGTTTGTGTAAATAAAAGGcaattatataggcctaacaatataattttttcatttggtcattttttttatttaattcttcaattgatttgcattttttcaaaagtacaaaCAATAATACCCCAAAAACACACACTGATGTTCTTCtgctagtattgtgtatttattctttatgcacagaaatgatatgtttttgtattgtggagtaattccgtgactgccgtctattattttgaatggtgtggaaaagtaagataattaaataaatggatggatactgcgattaaagagtgtccattcatttgttctccatgatatgagatatttgtgttggcactcctgtaGTGTCATgatgcagatgtgtttgcagcatcggatctgtgcaggtatgccatTAAGACCAATCATCACACTGCGACAATAaactggctttcaaggatgtataccctGTCGTCATGATTAAAACAGACTAAAGATTGGGGTCAATTCTGTCttgtgacactacattttctcaacaaaaatgttttcacGACATTTGAAGGATCCACATTGAGTTTATGcgctaaagttaaaaaaatattgaaaatagtgaaaaatattatgtcaacacttacgtttccatcagctatattttgatgtgctttttcgCTGAAAATCCTTGGATAGAAACGTAGTTAGTATCGTGCACAAGCTGAGTAATTTTTTATGGTgttaaaataaaagttcctcaataaatatatatgaatgaacTTTATTTTCTGACATCAAAGCACTTGAACGCGATGTATTCCTAACTACCACTTCAGAAATGGGAtgtaggataattccgatagcacatgaaggcagcattaaaccactggagtcataagcattactttcatgctgcctttgtgtgctttttagagcttcaaagttctggttaccatccacttgtattgtatgaagcttcagagctgaaatattcttctaaaaatcttaatttgtgttctgcagaagagagagagtcacacacatctgggatgagtaaataatgagagaatttttatttttgggtgaagtaaccCTTTAAAACAAACGAGTAAAAGATGAGTGGATGGGGAATCACTGCCACGTCGGAAGAAGGGTGGAGCAAAATGCCTTTACATTAGACATGCTGTAATGCTCAAGAACAAAACAGATTAAAACTGATTAAAACAGATTAAAACTGATTAAAACTGATTAAATCAGTAGACTAAGGCAGCATCTCTTTTGTCAGGAAACATtaaactatataaaaatatatttctaaagtTTCACTTAGTTTAAAGCATTAAGACATGCAAAACACATGTTAAAAGTAAAGAAACATGTTTCTTGAAGCCGGGCTTTAGCTGTAGTGAACACACTTTATATGCACAGAGTTTAAAATGTGGAGAGCAAAACGCGAATCCGCCCCTTTCTGTGTCTCACCCGCGACGCTTCATGACGTCATGTGAATGCTGAAGGGTCTTTAAAACATCGAAAGCACGGCCGCATCTGGACACGATGACTGCGAAAAACCGAAACAAGAATAATTCCCATCCAAACGACAGAAGTCCCGCTCAGCAGACAGATGACGGGGCGAAGAAACCCCCAAAAGCGGAGAGTCCCAGATCCGGATCGAGCGGGCTAATAAAGTTCATTTCGGCGGTATTTTATCTGGCGCTGGCAGCAGGAGCAGCGCTTGCATCCTTTTATATCCATCACACATTATCGGAAGTCAAGCAGATGAGCGTGAGACATGAAGAATCCTCACAGAAGTGTGCAGCGGTGGCACATGAAGTGCAGCATGCGCTTCTACAGGTCAGTTACGAATCCAGTGAAAAGACCTCAGGTCAAGTGTTTTTGCTTTCATGTACACACGTCTATGTAAAGGTGCAATCAAAATGATGAAATCAATTGACAACAGGAAACTGGCTGTGGAAATGTATATGTATAGAGGTGGTTAACGTTTGGACATCTCCACCCAGATTACGCATAAAACTTCACAAACTAACTCCAGTTTAAACCCCTAGAAACCCTGAGGAGGATGTGTTCTTCTGTGATTGGCTGAGGAGATTCTGCTTGAGTTCTTCAGGAGTTTTCCAGAATCATCTAATGCAAGAAGGATCTAGTCAAATAGTTCAAAAGCACAATGAATGTATTCAAGAGGAAATGCAGCTGTGAATTAAATACAATGCATTTGTGAGACGAGAAGTATTAACGCATTGGTTTATACTGTCCTGTGGTTTAATAAAGCGCTGTCTGGTTCTGGTGATTGTGCGTATTATGTTGTTCAGGACACTGGAGAAGTCATAGTCTGAGCGTTTGTTAAGGTCCAGAAATGTTCAGATGTGTTGAAAAACCTTCGTCACATCAGCTGGGTAACCCTTCATACCAGAGTTCTGCTCTATGATGTCTGACACAAGTTTAAAATCCATTTGAGGAGGCACTGCTGGACAGTATTTGTGATCACACACTTTGCATAGGGTGAGCCAGAACAACAGCAACAGTGCGCTCTACTTTTATTAGAGAAAGAAACTCGCTCTATACATGTATAAAAAGACTTTGTTTCATGGTTTCACCTTTTAAAAAAAGTCTTTGTtatcgtcattaaaatgaatattccaggatcaatacaagttaagatcaatcaatggaatttgtggcttaatgttgattacatcTGAAAATAATTGGATTCTTAACAAGACCAACTTTTGAAGTGTTGTAGATATTTTACCTTGCTGAGATTTACCAGTACACATAGttgttaaatctctctctctctgtgtgtctagATAAGCTCCGTAAAGGCATCTCTGGAGGGTGTGGAGGCAGCAGTGGTCAGTGCTAAGACTGATCTAGAAAGGACAAGCCATGCAGTACAGAAAGGAGAAGCTGAGACCCAACGGATGCAGGAAACGTTACAGAACCTACAGAACAAGATCTATCATGATCTCAGAGAAGGCATTCAGGATGTGAAGGAAGCTCGAGAGAAGGACATCTCCTCGTTGGAGCGGACTCTTGAGGAGCGACTGGCTCAGTTGAGTCGATCCATCACCGAGGGGGTGGCTGAGTTCGCTGGGCAGCAGAGCCAGCACAAGACTGAACTGAGTGAGCTGAAAGCTCGTGTGGAGGAGCAGGAGACACCCGCGTTCCTCAAGCAGGAGCTGTCATCCATCAACAGCGCTGTGATGAATCTCAACACCGCGAATGAGGTGGCAGAGGGCAACATGGCGGTGCTCAGGGAGCAGATCGCATCAGTGGGCGCCGAGCTTCAGACCAGGAACAAGGAGGTGGTGTCAGTGTCCGAGGAAATCGACACAGTGAGGTCACTCGTGCAAAGCACCGTAGGCGCCTTACGGGAGGAGGTCTCCATGGCTCGAGCCAGCATCCAGGCCGCATCAGACCAGTTTCAGACCCTCAACGACAAGCAGGACCAGTCCAGCGAGGCGCTTCAGAGCCTTGAGAAAGAACTCAGAGCCGAACTACTCAAGGTGGAGAAAAGAGGAGATGACATGGAGGTCCGAGTGAAGTCTGCGGAGGACAGCGAGGAGCTCTTGGCGTCTTCATTATCAGAGCAGAACATTAGAGTGGACGCTCTTGTGTTCAAGTATGAATCTCATGAGAGCTTGCTGACTGACTACAAGACAGCATCCGAGAAGGACAGACAGACCTTGAGAGATGACTTGAAAGGTTTGAAGAGCAGTCTGGAGGAGCTTCAAATGAGTGTATTGGCTCTAGACGAGATCCAGGTGAGACTAGAGGTCGTGGAACAGAGGCTGGAAGGACCACTGCACGAACTTGAAAGCACCACCGAGAGTTTGTCTGAACAACTAGATGGACATGAACAAGAATGAGATGAGCTACAGGAAAAGATGTAATTCATGATGGGGAATTGTTGTGGGTGGTAGAAATGTGAAAATGAATCTATAATGAGATCTTATGAGCTTCTTATAAGAAGGATGAATTGGCGAACTGCTGTTTCTTCTATCTACAAATGGCACTGCATTGTAGTTTTTCTCCGTTcagtttttcaataattcaaatgCAATTTCTGAATGTATCAAAATTGTagttgttttccattaaaaaggTAAAAACCTTTAAAACTAATGTGTGAATATCATTACCTAATCAAATTAgaataaaatatctatataaatgatacatttttgtatataattacatttattaatacaatttcCTTATGTAATTGGAGAGCAAGTCATTCAAGGTGTAAcctaatgttaaaattaagtaacTTTTTTAGATGTTTACAAGAACTGTAATATAACAATGATTTCATTATTCTGTTCACGTGCTACACAATACAGGATATCCTGATAAAGATGGGTAAAGAGATGATCACATGAACCTTTTTATTTGATTTACCcttaatttgatcaaaaataccCATATGACACCCATGATATGCCAACTCTGCCACAGATATCCATACATTCATTTTCTATTGGCACTGCCCCTATCCCAGCTACCTTGGGCAAAGCCAGGACTCGAACCCAGGTCGTTCTTGTTATGGTTTGACAGTGCTAGCTACTGATTCCCCATGCCGTCCCTTCATAGAAATTGTTTGGGATTTTAGGTAAACTCTCATTTTAAGTAGATCTTGTTAAATCTTATTAGTTGCCAGCATatcataaaaacaaaatggcCCCATATTTAGTCAAATTTAGTCACAGATCTTCTGGTCTGACTGTGGTATCAATTTAGAAGATGGATCTTAAAAGCATCCTGCAGTCTCAATTCATTCTTAGTTGAGGTTAACAgattaatccaaaataaatatttgatacatttattttttatgttgtcaCGTTGGCTGTTTTGGCTCAAGAATCGCCTTGCAAAACACTTGGCTTAAAATATAGTCCTTAATCTATCCTTTCCTCTGCCCGATATGACACTATCAGGTTAAGTACTGTGTTTGTGATGAGATTAGTCGAGTTTTAGCTGTTCATGTCAAATTTACCAGTGACACTCCACCTAAAACAGATCAGTCTTTCAGTGACTGGGTTGGCGAACATCAAGAATATCAAAGGATGTCTAATTAGTTCATTATTTTGTTGACACGGTAACAAGTTATACTGATTGCTACATGTCTTTATCAAAGCCACATATAAATATAAGATGTCAAATATGTCATTACCGTTTGACCTTTGAGAGGTCACATATTGACAGTAAGTCCAGAGAttacactcacaaagcaattcAAATGGTCTGTTCTAGTTcttgaatataataaaataacatacaaaaaagtATCTTAGTGCCATGGTACGTAATGCCATTtcgttgttttattttttgaacatgtaccattGAAGAAATGTGCTATTCTCTGAAGTAATAAATACAATGGTACAGTTCAACGcacaatggtattaccatctgataccatggtactgccacacTACTTCAAAAAATCTTGCTTGTATCAAGAGTTTAGTTTCAAGTTTTATTTAGGAACTTAGGAATAAATTATTCACAAAAGCTTACAAAAATCATATGATTTTTATGATTTAACATAATTTGACAGTGTATTCAAGGAGTGACGTTTTTATCTCAATGCACAACTGATTCAAGCATTTTGAACATTACTTAATCTGAGGTTCTCAACCTTGGGTCGCGACCCTATTTCATAAACAAATTTGGATTGCTGTTCGTAATAGAGGGCTTAAGCGCGAGACTTGGCATAACACAGAGCTATCGGGACTTTCAAAGTTGAACTTTTAACTATACACATCATTACGAGATACTGAATCAATGAGTGTGGTAGGATAGGTTGCAAACATTTTGTAACAAAAAGAATGGGATGTGgacaaaaaggttgagaacccctggacTAAACTCTTTATTGAACAGAACATGGCTTTTAAGGTGTCAGTTGGTCTTTCAAGGTGTCAGTTGGTCTTTCTTGTCCAGTGTCTCATGTCTAGTTTCTGTAAAGTCTTCCAGATGCTGGCTCAAATCAACATGTGCTATACGGTTAGCTAAACTTTTAATCTGTGCAATTTCTCCTTCGGTTTTCATCACATCTTCAGCCAGATGACCAATCCTCAGCGTCAGGTCTGCTAGTTTTGGTTCTATTATGGCAAAGTCTTGTCTGATAGTGAGGACTTTGGGCTTCAGGTCACCTGCAAAGGCCGTCATCTTTAACAGCTTGGCTTGACCGCTCTCGATCACCAAGATTCGTTCAGAAAGTTTTCTGTTGGCTGTGGAAAGCTCTTGAATGAGTTTGCCAATCTGATCTAATCTCTGAGCATTCCTCTCTGTGGAGCTCTTCAGACTGGAAACACGGTCGATGCTACTCACCAGCAGATCGCCAATGCGTTTGACCATGAGCTTCTCAGTCTGAGTGACCTTCTCCTCTAGGGTGTTTGTCTGGCTAAGAAGCTCCTCGACCTCACTCTCCAGTCCACCCATGCGCCTCACATCTGTACGGATGGAGGCTACCTTAGACATCACATCACTAGAGATCACCACAGTTTTGTTCTCCATGCGCTCCACGGCCTGAACGAGATCAGACAGGTTTTCCTGGAGTTGCTGCCGTTGTCCAGAAATGCTTGAGAAGATCTGCTTCAGTTGAGTGACCTCTACATCCAAACTCTCCAACTGGGAGATGGGTGGTGTTTTCTCCACACTGGACATCAGCATCTGAACACTCTCAcactagagaagagaggacacgaGATTTAGAGTAGATACTTCAGACACAAAGAATTCCAGAAAGGATgcctaaggccagaaacatacacaAGTACAGATGTGAACAATTTGCCAAAACATCACAAGTGTGAACTCCCATTGAACTTACTTAACATGTAATAGCAATGATGTGATGGTAACAAATCTCAACGGGGCAATGAAGCTTCCTTAAAATGTGACATTATACCAGATAGtttatttgtggcagggcggagggcggggccgggtcgtgattacacACACCCGGACCCTAATAAGGCTGATgaagcctgagagggataaaggcgaccggaaaCGGCAGTGCGACacagagagttacgggcagctgtccaacacctgtgtgtgtgtgtctttttggtaaagtttatcattaaattatcatttatatattctcacctcctcctttctgggtttcggcaccagtgtaacacagttcaatggaaaggaagaaggtgagaaccggcttgacaatataaattataacagctgcccgtaattctctctgtcacactgccgtctCTGGTCAATGACAGttgttgacctgaaagagaaaactgaccatATAAGGTTACAGTAATGTCTACTATAGTGCCCCTTATGGCAACATAGAGAATCCATGCATACTGTCCTTGCGTTGCATCATGAATTGCAGTCGGACACATCCTGGAACTCAACAACACACTAGAAGCATTCTCGTTCCTGTTTTGGTCCTTTCAATCCTTCTGAGAAGTTACTGTGCACTCATCTCATAAATACAATCATTCTTAATGACATGCAGTCTAATTTAAAAGGTTGATAATTTGACCTCAAGTTAATCAATGGTCAAAATTAATCCATctttgtgttttattgaaacaataTCTAGTACACATAATACAATACCAAATCCAGGGCAAGAGTCAACATGAATCGAATCAAAGACAACATCCAAAAGAGAAAAGTAATATATAGAGACAGATGTTCAATGTAACGGATAACAAGAAAAGTTGAAGAAATGCTGAGAATTACAGCTGAGAATCAGTACTTAAGACTGTGTACATATCCACCCAAAGGATTCAGTCTCATACAGGTCAAATATAATTGACATGAGGACTGGAGGTCATGACCTCTGGCAAGTTGTGGGAGTTGCAGGGATGCATCTGACTAGATGTCAAATGAGTTTGCCTTAGTTTCCTTGTGTTTGGTGCAAATTTGAGAAATTGGATAAAGCCCACATCAAATGGAAAATGGACGTTTGGTTAACAACATCTTCCCTGCTGTGCAGCCAAGGTTCATTTTAGAGGCAGAGCAAGGTATTACGTTTTGATTAAAGGTACGAAGACAAACATAACATGCAatgatgaattgtgcacaatataACCACGAACATTAAATCATTGGTTCTCAATTTTATGTGGTCACGCCACCCCCTTGAAACAAGAAAACACTCGTTGCTCCCCACCCCATAATCTGATCGCAAAGTGATCGAAAGAAAAGAATCGGTTGAGGGGGATCAGATTAAAACATATGCTTTAAGAACCACTGACTGGTTCAAATTGTGTGAAACAATAGTGTGCATCAGAATTATCGTTGTGGTTCTTTGTATTagatttgtgtaattaatcttaTTTTTGTAAATTAGGTGTTCTGTAACTACATCACTATTACACGTTAAAGACAAATCTAAACTTAAGAAAAAGTGAAATAACGACTGTAATGAACAAAACTTCATAATCATGTTACAGTAGATAGACACATACATCTAGATTGTTAATCTTCATTCAATCATAGAGGCAAGttcttttctgaaatagtttcacAATACCTTTATTCATCACTCATTACattttttggaaatgtttttattactgtaactatagttcaactatggtgtttgtagtaaaacctTTACCAAATTTTTTTTACCATGGTTTACTACAGTGaccaaatttagtttttttggcagAATGCTTATAATTTGTATTACCAATGTTCTGGTATTCCAGTATTACTATAGTTCCAGCACGGATGTTAAAATATGGGtcctgttgtaaaaccatggtaaatctCGTGGCTACTATGGTTTTTTCTACAATTACCATAGTTCAACCAtggttatttttgtattttttgtaagggatggaTAAAGGTATCATGAGgagtgcaaaactattgcgagggaaaacaaaactatttcagaaaataaatcccCTCCCTATCCTCTGAGGAGCTCTGTAGAATCACAATGTCTGCAGTTCTTGGCTCTGATGGTTTCTGTAAAATCTGCCTCTAGTTTGAACAGGTTACAGTATTCATCATCATGTCCAGTCCTGGGACGTCATTCTTCTCCGAGGTCCATTTTATCATCCACATTCCCAGAATCCAAATCTCTGTTCTCCTGTTTAGCCTCCTCTTGGGACAGATCTCTCATATGACTGTGAATTTCCTGCGAGGTGTTGAAGGCCTGTTTGACTTCGAGAAGCACTGACGAGGTCTTCAACATCTCGTCCTCAGTCCTCTGCACCTGTAACGTCAGCTCCTGCAGCCTCGTCTCAGTCGCACTGAACTGCGCTCGGAGTCTGAGCATTGACCGCACTGACTCCTCTACGACAGGGAGTTGTGTCTCCCACTGCTGTGCACGTGGGGTTACCTTCTCCAGCCTTTTCTGAAGCTCATCACCAGATTTGTAGAGGAGTTTGATCTGCTCCTGAAGTTTAGAAACCTGTCTGGAATTCCAGTCTAAATGATCCTGAACGTGTTTAGCGTCATCCTCCTCAGTGCGGTCCAAAACGCGCGTGTTCCTCTTCGTACCGTCTTCCACTTCCTGCAGACGCTCGGTCAGAACGTGCAGACGTGCGTCTACATCGTTGACGTGTTCTGTTACGCGGGCGTGTACAGAGCGTGACTcagtttttaaagtgtttaggTCAGTGGTTACAGCTGCGAGTTTTCTCTGCCACACTTCAGTTGTATTACGTAAGCGATTGTTTATAGTTTGATAATAGAGCACAGACGCCTCCTGCTCCTCCTGCAGTGCTGTGGAGGTGTTGTGGATGAAGGTGATGACAGGTTGCAGCTTGGTTACCATGGTAACAGCGGTCAGAAGCCCATCATAATCATCCACAGACGCTTGTAGCTGCTTCCACAAcagacaaaattatgattttggtACAAGTCTGTGGTATTGtgcagtatatatactgtatacaattttttttaacagtatgcaacaataaacattaaacacacacattgCTGTCACATGACTTCATTACATGGCATGTTAAATCGAATGGCAAccagtttttaattacattttgtgtaaaaatgtcttcACTTTTGACTGTGCAATCAAAAGTGATTATTTATAAATAGATTACACAGACCCCAGATGAAGGCTTCTTAAACATCTTTCAAACAGTTTACGCATGGAgacacattgagagccccatatctctgggctCATATATTTATCCATATAGGGTATTAACAAGTAACATACAAAAAGGAacatttgttctgaaccagaatctaaaaggacatTAAGATATTTGTAATACTTCTGGAGAAAATCCAACTTTGAAAAAATAACAGCACAGAAAAgagttttttcccatttttggcaccattggcatataatgaaACAAGGGCCgagtctcgtttggaaggctgtgtgctaggtaggacgtgtcctttgaaggctgcagtacaCCGAGTGCCCTCCTTTAAATGAGAAAGCACGCCACTCTATAACAAGTGCGAGCGCTTTAAATGAGAAGGGAACTAAGTCCCTCTGGAAAGGAATGTATGAGGTAACATTTAGGAgaattataatgatgtaaagagaaaagaaaacagattttacaggtgtacctttagtctaatactttattttaattctatattaATATAATGTGACGGGGTCGGAGGGCGGGATCGTGATTCCACCCccacccctaatcaggctaatcaagcctcagagagggataaagaccgactggAGACAACagcgggacagagagagagagagagagagatttatggacacctgtgtgtgtttgtcttttagtttcagttttatattaaactattatttatattgtcaagccggttctcgcctcctcctttccattaacccctttacatataattatacatattatacactCTGCACCCATccactgaggtacttcaacttgggaattaacatttgaacatcatatttacgggcaaatcggagcaaagaattgtgggttgtgagtgcccacgaaggatacgcctaatgcatcctctgaattcccgtgaaagaaggtctcATTCGAAGTGTCCTAATCGAGACGCCTCAATGACGTATGCAGCCAACAAATGCGACCTCTGGAGaatgcatccttccaaacgagacacagccaagaagtgctgaagtcaactgattttagtaatagatcca
This sequence is a window from Xyrauchen texanus isolate HMW12.3.18 chromosome 45, RBS_HiC_50CHRs, whole genome shotgun sequence. Protein-coding genes within it:
- the ckap4 gene encoding cytoskeleton-associated protein 4; translated protein: MTAKNRNKNNSHPNDRSPAQQTDDGAKKPPKAESPRSGSSGLIKFISAVFYLALAAGAALASFYIHHTLSEVKQMSVRHEESSQKCAAVAHEVQHALLQISSVKASLEGVEAAVVSAKTDLERTSHAVQKGEAETQRMQETLQNLQNKIYHDLREGIQDVKEAREKDISSLERTLEERLAQLSRSITEGVAEFAGQQSQHKTELSELKARVEEQETPAFLKQELSSINSAVMNLNTANEVAEGNMAVLREQIASVGAELQTRNKEVVSVSEEIDTVRSLVQSTVGALREEVSMARASIQAASDQFQTLNDKQDQSSEALQSLEKELRAELLKVEKRGDDMEVRVKSAEDSEELLASSLSEQNIRVDALVFKYESHESLLTDYKTASEKDRQTLRDDLKGLKSSLEELQMSVLALDEIQVRLEVVEQRLEGPLHELESTTESLSEQLDGHEQE
- the ikbip gene encoding inhibitor of nuclear factor kappa-B kinase-interacting protein isoform X2 — protein: MQNSEIKQRKKTLGNKDRRTEDEDSRQKVEKNSSDMKSTMLVMSLCVSVLMMWFLFQQDAQLSDLREKYDDLYRKSNIILELEAQMSQVSEKCESVQMLMSSVEKTPPISQLESLDVEVTQLKQIFSSISGQRQQLQENLSDLVQAVERMENKTVVISSDVMSKVASIRTDVRRMGGLESEVEELLSQTNTLEEKVTQTEKLMVKRIGDLLVSSIDRVSSLKSSTERNAQRLDQIGKLIQELSTANRKLSERILVIESGQAKLLKMTAFAGDLKPKVLTIRQDFAIIEPKLADLTLRIGHLAEDVMKTEGEIAQIKSLANRIAHVDLSQHLEDFTETRHETLDKKDQLTP
- the ikbip gene encoding inhibitor of nuclear factor kappa-B kinase-interacting protein isoform X1 → MQNSEIKQRKKTLGNKDRRTEDEDSRQKVEKNSSDMKSTMLVMSLCVSVLMMWFLFQQDAQLSDLREKYDDLYRKSNIILELEAQMSQVSEKLQASVDDYDGLLTAVTMVTKLQPVITFIHNTSTALQEEQEASVLYYQTINNRLRNTTEVWQRKLAAVTTDLNTLKTESRSVHARVTEHVNDVDARLHVLTERLQEVEDGTKRNTRVLDRTEEDDAKHVQDHLDWNSRQVSKLQEQIKLLYKSGDELQKRLEKVTPRAQQWETQLPVVEESVRSMLRLRAQFSATETRLQELTLQVQRTEDEMLKTSSVLLEVKQAFNTSQEIHSHMRDLSQEEAKQENRDLDSGNVDDKMDLGEE